In a genomic window of Methanoregula sp.:
- a CDS encoding Mov34/MPN/PAD-1 family protein, translating to MIIRGIKKELLLLLLELGRDSHPNEFVALLKENNGVIEELNMVPGTITGEDSASVFFDMMPLDTHLAGSAHSHPNGVLHPSDADVHFFPRAGRFHLIIGHPYRSSDWQCFSADGEPCKLEVIA from the coding sequence ATGATCATACGCGGAATCAAAAAAGAACTTCTCTTACTGCTCCTCGAACTGGGACGTGACTCCCACCCCAACGAGTTCGTGGCCCTTCTTAAGGAGAACAACGGGGTGATCGAGGAACTCAACATGGTTCCGGGCACGATTACCGGTGAAGATTCTGCGTCGGTCTTCTTTGATATGATGCCGCTGGACACCCACCTTGCGGGAAGTGCCCACAGCCACCCGAACGGCGTGCTTCACCCTTCTGATGCAGACGTTCATTTCTTCCCGCGGGCCGGGCGGTTCCACCTGATCATCGGTCACCCGTACCGCTCAAGCGACTGGCAATGCTTCAGTGCTGACGGTGAACCGTGCAAGCTCGAGGTGATTGCATGA
- a CDS encoding adenylyltransferase/cytidyltransferase family protein: MRRVVATGTFDILHPGHLFYLEESKKLGDELWVIVARDINVKHKPKPILPDDQRCVMVASLKPVDHAILGDKTDMFRPIEEIQPAVITIGYDQMFDEEKLREQLSARNLAPEIVRIGKYADGALCSSRVVVQQIVAKRGDPPAPGK, from the coding sequence ATCCGCCGCGTTGTCGCCACCGGTACCTTTGACATCCTGCACCCGGGACACCTGTTCTACTTAGAAGAATCAAAAAAACTCGGTGACGAACTCTGGGTGATCGTAGCCCGCGATATCAACGTGAAGCACAAGCCAAAACCGATCCTTCCGGATGACCAGCGGTGTGTGATGGTGGCGTCCTTAAAACCGGTCGATCATGCAATTCTTGGCGACAAAACGGATATGTTCCGCCCGATTGAAGAGATCCAGCCGGCGGTGATCACGATCGGGTACGACCAGATGTTTGACGAGGAAAAACTCCGCGAGCAGCTTTCGGCACGGAACCTCGCTCCCGAAATTGTGCGCATTGGAAAATATGCTGACGGGGCTCTCTGCAGTTCCCGGGTCGTTGTGCAGCAGATTGTTGCAAAACGGGGAGATCCCCCGGCACCCGGCAAGTGA
- a CDS encoding DUF2284 domain-containing protein has translation MQVIPDVGQEIEKLRDLAAAKGVQVTEISPEQIVVAQWVRFKCRYGCKGYGKHFGCPPYAPSPDQTQCMVNEYKKGLLLRFDGVPGHGDFGPDDIPDDFHDWFRDLILWVNGTVHDLEKTAFYDGFYKAFGFGGYPCIWCEHQHCVAEESPGIVDESLRRKCRHMDLVRPSMEAAGIDVFGTAKNVGWMLETIPCKNKEYGKIMHGKIHSIALLLLD, from the coding sequence ATGCAGGTGATACCGGATGTCGGACAGGAGATAGAAAAACTCAGGGATCTTGCCGCAGCAAAGGGAGTGCAGGTTACCGAAATTTCCCCGGAACAGATCGTTGTGGCACAGTGGGTGCGCTTCAAGTGCCGGTACGGGTGTAAGGGGTACGGGAAACATTTTGGCTGCCCACCGTACGCACCCTCTCCCGACCAGACACAGTGCATGGTCAATGAATACAAAAAGGGACTGCTCCTGAGGTTTGACGGTGTGCCCGGCCACGGGGATTTCGGCCCCGATGATATTCCGGACGACTTCCATGACTGGTTCCGGGATCTCATCCTGTGGGTGAACGGAACGGTCCATGATCTTGAGAAGACTGCGTTCTATGATGGTTTTTACAAGGCGTTCGGGTTTGGCGGGTATCCCTGCATCTGGTGCGAGCACCAGCACTGTGTGGCAGAAGAATCACCGGGGATCGTGGACGAAAGCCTGAGGCGAAAGTGCCGGCATATGGATCTCGTGCGCCCGAGCATGGAGGCTGCGGGCATCGACGTGTTTGGCACGGCAAAAAATGTGGGCTGGATGCTGGAGACGATACCCTGCAAAAATAAAGAGTATGGGAAGATTATGCACGGAAAAATCCACTCGATCGCCCTTCTGCTCCTTGACTGA
- a CDS encoding cation:proton antiporter, which translates to MESLIVALFVCLVLALVTKYLSIPAIPFYILAGVLLGKAGGGMLTNNEISQFFSEMGLIFLLFFMGLGLKPERIASNRTAVLTSGIIDLNVNMIIGFAAAYLLGFSFTESLIIASAFYISSTAMALTSLIENRKLMLRESDTVIWLMVFEDLVLIIFLALLSAGNQNLIIFFAKILAVLGILYALAHYGKEFLISILDRDDELPILFTFAAVLTTASFSMYLGVPETMMVIALGVAFATTDPDAFEQHARPFKDVFLVVFFVFFGVTVDFSGGANWFVIGAISILAVASKLISGLLTGIFIHDSALSGLEIWANTIARGEFSIALAVLYGSPLVGTTIAAMVIVTSIVGSFMAKYSGILRRGLVSHSRHKALTRRPH; encoded by the coding sequence ATGGAAAGTCTCATAGTTGCGCTCTTTGTCTGCCTGGTCCTTGCTCTCGTGACCAAGTATCTTTCGATCCCCGCCATTCCGTTCTATATCCTTGCGGGGGTCCTGTTAGGAAAGGCTGGCGGGGGGATGCTGACGAACAATGAGATCAGTCAGTTCTTCTCTGAGATGGGGCTGATCTTCTTATTGTTCTTCATGGGACTTGGCCTGAAACCGGAACGGATCGCATCGAACCGGACCGCGGTCCTGACCAGCGGGATCATCGATCTCAATGTCAACATGATCATCGGGTTTGCTGCAGCGTACCTGCTCGGCTTTTCGTTCACGGAATCGCTCATCATCGCGTCAGCTTTCTATATCTCGAGCACCGCGATGGCACTCACGTCATTGATCGAGAACCGGAAGCTGATGCTTCGTGAGTCCGACACCGTCATCTGGCTCATGGTGTTCGAAGATCTCGTGCTGATCATTTTCCTTGCGCTCCTCTCTGCCGGCAACCAGAACCTGATCATCTTCTTTGCAAAGATTCTCGCAGTCCTCGGCATACTCTATGCACTCGCCCATTATGGCAAGGAATTTCTCATCTCTATTCTCGACAGGGATGACGAACTCCCCATCCTCTTTACGTTTGCTGCGGTACTTACCACCGCTTCCTTCTCGATGTACCTGGGTGTGCCCGAGACAATGATGGTGATCGCGCTGGGGGTTGCATTCGCAACAACGGATCCGGATGCTTTCGAGCAGCATGCCCGCCCGTTCAAGGATGTATTTTTAGTGGTCTTCTTTGTCTTCTTCGGGGTTACCGTGGATTTCTCCGGCGGGGCCAACTGGTTTGTTATCGGGGCGATCAGCATTCTTGCCGTGGCCAGCAAGCTGATATCCGGCCTGCTCACGGGAATATTCATTCACGATTCCGCCCTCTCCGGTCTTGAAATATGGGCGAACACCATAGCGAGGGGAGAGTTTTCGATTGCGCTTGCGGTGCTCTATGGATCCCCGCTGGTGGGCACGACGATTGCAGCGATGGTGATCGTGACTTCCATTGTCGGATCATTCATGGCAAAATACAGCGGCATACTGCGTCGCGGGCTCGTGAGTCACAGCAGGCACAAGGCATTAACGCGGCGGCCGCACTGA
- a CDS encoding TrkA C-terminal domain-containing protein, with protein sequence MALRSLNLPGVGTKYEFETDKGDTVAIFFTKTGAVQMYTLQKGCRTPSAAEMSPVEARRLGNILTGAIIEADQESVEIAFSALADLRITIHTFFVTAAVVGKTIEDLQIRAKTGATVIAVCRHDRNIINPPPTFVFEEGDAALVIGESDQIKKFEREIMVN encoded by the coding sequence ATGGCACTCCGCTCTCTGAATCTTCCCGGTGTTGGAACTAAATACGAATTTGAGACTGACAAGGGTGATACGGTCGCCATTTTTTTCACCAAAACCGGCGCTGTCCAGATGTACACCCTCCAGAAAGGCTGCAGGACTCCCAGTGCAGCGGAGATGTCACCGGTTGAAGCGCGGAGGCTGGGAAATATCCTTACGGGGGCGATTATTGAAGCTGACCAGGAGAGCGTTGAGATCGCCTTCTCCGCACTTGCCGATCTCCGGATTACCATCCACACGTTCTTTGTCACTGCCGCTGTGGTGGGAAAGACGATTGAAGATCTCCAGATCCGGGCAAAGACCGGTGCGACCGTGATCGCGGTCTGCCGGCATGACCGGAATATCATCAACCCGCCGCCCACGTTTGTGTTTGAAGAGGGCGATGCGGCACTGGTTATTGGTGAGAGTGACCAGATCAAAAAGTTCGAGCGCGAAATTATGGTGAATTAA